The DNA window TTCTCTCGAACGTTTCGGATCCGTTGAACGTCCGCCGTCGGATCGCGATCGAGGCGTATCCCAAGCCCGTCGAACCCGACTCGTTTCCATAAGTTATGAGAATCCCTCGGTGCGCATGCGCCTACCTGCACCGGCTCTCGGCGGGGGGTCGTCGTGGGCGTCGACGGGCGCTCGCCGTGGCCGTCGGCGGACGCCCACGGTCGGCGTCGGCGGACACTCACGATCGGCGTCGACGCCGCAGCACGGCCGTCCGTCGGCACGGTCCGGTATCGAACGGGCTATTACGGGTCGCGTTCCTACCGGATTCCGTGAAGAACGTCACCGACCGCACGCGCAACCCGTTCGGGATGCGGCCGGACTGTGCCGCGTTCGTGCCGGGGTACGGCGACGCCAACGCCGACTTCCACGTGATCGGCGACCACCCCGGCGTCCACGGCGGTCTCGAGGAGCGGATCCCCTTCACCGGCGAGCCGTGGTCGCCGGCGTTCCTCGGCGCGCTGACCGACGCCGGCCTCCTCGCGGGGATCGACGAGGGCGACGGCCCGGCCGGAACGGGAGACGACGATCCCGGCCGGGTGTCGACGGACCGGACGTACCTCTCGTACCTCCACATGTGTCTGGCCGACGGGGAGCCGACCGCGGCCTCCTACGACGACATGGACCGGTACTTCGACGCGGAGCTCCGGGCCATCGCCGCACACGTCCTCCTCCCGGTCGGCGCGAAGGCCACGGACCACGTCCTCCGGCAGTACACCGCCCGCGCGTGGAAGACCGAGGTCGACATGGACGCGCTCCACGGCGAGGAGCTGCTCGGGTCCGGATGGCTCGTCCTCCCGATCAAAGACCCCGCGGAGTGGGACGACGGGGACGCCGACGAGCTGGTCGAGGGGCTCCGGCGGCTCCGCTCGACCGACTTCCGGCGCGAGACCGACCTCGGCCGGTTCATCGCCGGCAGCGACCCGTACCTCGTCAGGTGATCGGAGACGGGGCGACGGGTGGAGGCTGGGGCGGCATCCTCGCGCCACGGGCGCGCCGTCGCGGAAGCGTCGAATTCCGACCCGAGTACGGGGACGAGATCTGACGTTCGTCCCGAAATAGACGCGTTCACCCCGAGGATCGGTGAGATTCACTCGCTCGGGGCGGTCATATTTGTCGCCACTGCTCGAATTTTATACGATACCCGGCTTTCGTTTTCGTGACGCCCGGATCGATCGGGCGTCGGCCGCAGGACTGGTACTCCAACGTGCGGCTTGGTCAGGACCGGCCCGCACGGGCCGGTTTTCGACGCAAGCCGGTATTTCGACGTAAGGCCGTGTTTCGGCGCGAACCGGACTCAGGCGTCGCCCTCGATCAGCGCGTCGACGTACCGCCCGACGTGGTCCTCCATCCGCCGCTTGAACCCGTTTTGCCGCGCGAGTCGATCGATCTCCCGCGAGACGTACGTGCCGTACTGGACCGCCTTCTTGTCGGCCGTTCGCGCCGACTCGGGGACGCGCCCGGCCGCGGCGCGTCGGAGCGCCACCTTCCGCTCGTCGGGGGTCGCGAGCAGCTCGCCCGGCAGCCGGAGCGCGGCGTCGACGACGCGGTCGTCGAGCAGCGGCGCGACGGGCTCGACTCCCGCGGCCCGCAGCGCCGGCACGTCGCGCTCGAGCTGGTCGGGCAGCGTCCGGACCGTCTCGGTCCGCGCCCCTCGGACCGTGTCGGCGTCGACCCGGTCGTCGTCCGCGGGGTCGACGATCTTGCTGTAGCCGCCGAACAGCTCGTCCGCCCCCTGGCCGACCGCCAGCCGGTCGACCCCGTCGGCCGCGGCCGCCTCCGCGGTCAGGTATAACGGAACGGCGATGTTGAGGTCCATGGGGTTCCGGCGGCCGGTCGCGGACGCGATCTCGGGGATCGCCCGCCGGAGGTCGTCGTGCGAGAGCGACACCACCCGCAGGTCTAGACCCATCTCGGCCGCGGTCTCGCGCGCGGCCGCGACGTCGTGACACCCCTCGAACCCCGCGACGTAACACGGCGCGTCCGGGACCGCGCTCGCGACGAGCGCCGAGTCGACGCCGCCGGAGAACGCGACGGCGACCCGGCCCGTCGAGGGGTCGGCCGTCTCGGCGGCGAACGCGTCGAGGGCCCCCTCGATCGCGTCGTCGACGGCGGCCTGGGCGGTTTCCGGCCCCGAGGGAGCCGGCGTCGGGAGCGGCCAGCGGCGGTCGGTTCCCGACGCCGAGACGACCGACCCGGCCGGGACCGGCTCCGGGCTCCGGAGGTCGCGCCGGTCGAAGCTCCACGACCTCGGCTCGGTGGGGTCGGTCGCGTCGGCCTCGACGAACAGCGGCTGGCGGCCGAGGACGTCGCGGACGAGGACGGGTCCGCCGGCGACGGTCCGGTCCGTCTCGTCGACCGCCGCGGGGGGATCCGCCAGCAACCCGGCGAATCCACGGGTCCCGGGGAGCGGGTCGCGGTCGCGGATCGCGTCGGCGACGAGGCTCGGGGACGCGCCCCGGAGACGACTCGCGTCGGATCGGTCGTCGGTCATCGGAGCCACCCCGGCGCGGCGCGAGTCGTTCGCACGGTCACCGGAGCCCGTCGATCGTTCGGAGGGCCCGGCGTTTCGCCCCGCCGGCGAACTGCCGGAGCGAGACGCGCCACGGCGTGCGTTTCCCGACGACGCTGGTCCGACCGTCGGCGACGGCCTCGAGGATCGCGTCGGCCGAGCGCTCGTCCGCGCCGACCTCGGTGACCGCCTGCCCGACCATCTCGGAGATGTGCGCGTCGCTGCCGGCGGTCATCGGGAGGTTCCGTCGGACGGCGAACGTCTCCGCCTGGCGGTTCGCGCGGCCGGTGAAGAGCCGGGAGTTGTACACCTCGATCGCGTCGGCGCTCGCGAGCTGCTCGTCCGAGACGTGCGCGGCGACGCCGTGGCGGGTCTTCTGGAACGGGTGGGGGACGACCGCGATCCCGCCGGCCTCGCGGATCCGGTCGAGCGTCTCGTCGAAGGGGAGCCCGCTCGGGACGAGCTCGTCGATCCCGAACGCGAGCACGTGGCCCGCGGCGGAGGTCACCTCCATGCCGACGATCCCGACGAGCCCGTAGTCGGCGGCCTTCTCGGCCGCCTCGATGCTCGCGTCGATCTCGTCGTGGTCCGTGACGGCGAGCGCGTCGAGCCCGACCGCGGCGGCCTGCTCCAAGAGGAGGTCGACCGGGTCGCGCCCGTCGTGGGACAGCGCCGAGTGGGAGTGCAGCTCGACCGATAACACGGCCGAACCTTCGGGAGTCGATTAAAAAAACTCCCCGGTACGGGGTGTCCGGACGCTCCCGCGCCGCCGCGCTCCCGGCGGCTCGACAAGAACACGCTTAAGCGTTCGGGCGTCGACCGGTCGAACGGGAACAGCACAGCTGCGGATCCGACGCGCCGGGGCCTCTTCGCCCACGGCTTGGGAACGTAGCGGTGCACCGCCGCCCGGCGGCGCGGTAGCGGCCCGTCTCGGGCCCGTCGGACCCGCTCGCGTCCGCGAGCGCTCCGAGAGTCGCGTCACGCGGGCGGCGGTCACGTACTCGCGGTTGTGCCGTTCCAACTCAACCAATGGCACGAATGCACACGCGCCGTCGCGGTTCGTCCGGTTCGGACAAGCCGGCGACGGACGAGAACCCGGAGTGGAGCGACGTCGACGCCGAGGACATCGAGTCCCGCGTCGTCGAACTGGCGGAGCAGGGCGACGACCCGAGCGTCATCGGCATCAAGCTGCGCGACGAGGGCGTCAAGGGCGTCCCGGTGCCCGACGTCAAACTCGCCACCGGCAAGAAGGTCACCGAGATCCTCGAGGAGCACGACGCCGAGCCCGACCTGCCCGAGGACCTGCGGAACCTGCTCGCCCGCGCGGTCCGCCTGCGCGAGCACATGGCCGAGAACGGACAGGACTACCAGAACAAGCGCGCGCTCCAGAACACGGAGTCGAAGATCCGCCGGCTGGTGAACTACTACCGCGGCGACGAGATCGACGAGGACTTCGTCTACACCTACGAGAACGCCGCCGAACTCCTCGAGGAGTAGCCGCCGCACCGACACCGACACCGAACCGACCCGTAACCCACCACGCCGACCCACCGAACCGACCACACCGTGACCGAAACGACCGCCGACTCCGCGCACGCCCCCGACGCGCTCGCCAGCGTCCTCGCCGACGCGCCGTTCGTCCGGCTCGTCGCGACCGACGACGGCGACGCGCTCGCGGCCGCCGGCACGCTGGCTCGCGCCCTTCGCGAGCGCGGCGTACCGTTCCAGGTCCGGGTCGCCCGCGACCCGGTCCCGGACGCCGACGGCGACGACGTCGCGGTGGTCCTCGGGGCCGACCGGGGACCACGCGCGGTGCCCGGCGCGCGACGCCCCGCGAGCACGACCGCCTTCGCGGCCGCCCGCAAGCTGGGCGTCGAGCCCGATCCGGTGGTCGCGCTGGCCGGCGTCGTCGCCGCGGGCTCCGTGCCCGGCACCGACGGCTCGGGCGACGCGCTCGAGGCCGCCGAACGCGCCGGACTCGTCTCGCGACGACCCGGCGTGGCGGTGCCGACCGCGGATCTCGCGGACGGTATCGCGGCCTCGACGCTGCTCCGGACGCCGTACTCCGGCGACGTCGAGGCGACGCGGGCCGCGATCGCGGCGCTCGACCTTCCCGCGGGGCTCGACGAGGACGACCACCGCCGGTTGGCCTCGCTCGTCGCCGTCGACGTCGCCGCCGCCGAGGGCGCGAGCGCGCGGAGCGCGTCGGCGGTCGAGCGCGCGCTCCGACCGTACGCGCTCGACGCGGACGCGGCCCCGTTCGAGACGGTCGGCGGCTACGCCGACGTCCTCGAGGCCCTCGCGCGCGAGGAGCCGGGGACCGGCGTCGCGCTCGCGCTCGCCACCGATCCCGGGGACGACCTCCGGACGGCCGCCGTCGACGCCTGGCGCTCCCACGGCACCGCCGCCCACCGCGCGATCGACGCCGCGACGACCGGCCGGTACGACGGCTGTCTCGTCGCCCGCGTCGACGCGCCGGCGAGCGTGCTCCCCACGGTCGCCCGGGTCGTCCGGGACTTCCGGTCGCCGGAGCCGGTCGCGGTCGTCCTCGACGAGTCGTCGGGGCGGATCGCGGTCGCGGCGACCGAAGACCGGGAGATCGGCGACGCCTGCCGGTCGGCCGCCCGCGAGGCGGGCGGCGAGGGCTGGGGGGACGGAACCCGCGGCGGACTCGCCGTCGACGGGGACCCGACGGACGCGCTGGCCGCGCTCCGGGGGGCGCTATGAGCGACGACCCGGTCGCGGACGGATCGGCGGTCGCGACCGACGAGGAGGCCCCGGCCGCCGAGGCGGACGGGAGCCGGACCGCGGCGGTCCGGACGACCCATGCCGACGCCGACCTCGTCGCCGCCGCGCTCGCGCCCGACGACACCGACTCGATGGCGGTCCGCGTCGACGGCGGCGCGATCGACTGCCGGATCGAGCGGCCGACGACGGGCGGGCTGCGGTCGACCGTCGACGACTACGTGGTGAACCTGCGGGTCGCGGAGCGGGTCATCGAACGGGCGCGCGAACACCGAACCGCCGGCGAGACGACCGACGGCGAAACGGTCGCTGACGGTGAGACGGCCGGCGACGAGACGACCGCCGACGCGGCGGAGACACGAGACAGCGACACGGACACACACACCGACACCAACACATGAGCGAACGATCAGTATCCAAGAGCAGAGAACAGAAACGCTGGTACGACGTGCTGGCTCCCGAACAGTTCGACCGCGCGGAGCTCGGCGAGACGCTCGCCGACGAGCCCGACCAGGTGGTCGGCCGCACGATCACGACCACGCTGGGCGAGCTCACCGGCGACTCCAGCGCGAACAACACGAAGCTCACGTTCAAGATCACGGACGTGGGTAGCGACACGGCCTACACCGAGTTCATCAAGTACGAGCTGACGCGCGATTACCTGCGCTCTCTCGTCCGCCGTGGTGCCTCGAAGGTCGAGGCGTCGATCACGGTCGTGACGACCGACGACCACCGGATCCGCGTCCAGCCGGTCGCGCTGACGACGAAGAAGGCCGACCGCTCCCAGGAGAAGGCGATCCGCCGCGTCATGATCGACAAGGTCCACGCCGCCGCCGAGGAGCGCACCTTCGAGTCGTTCGTCGACGCGATCGTCGACGGCAACCTCTCGTCGGCGATCTACGCCGACGCGAAGACGATCTACCCGCTGCGCCGCGTCGAGGTCCAGAAGCTGACCCTCGAGGCGCGCCCCGAGGAGATCGCCGCCGAGGAGGAGGCCGCCGTCGACGTCGACGCCGACGACGTCGCGGTCGACGAGTAGCTTCCGGAGGACGCCGTTCCCTTTTCGATCGCCGCGCGACCGCCACGAGGAGCGACGATATCCGGGAGACGAAACGTTGAAACGCCACTCGGGCGAATCGCGGGTATGGAACTGCGGGTCATCGAGAAGACCGACACGGAACTCCGCATCGAGATCGCCGGCGAGGACCACACGTTCATGAACGTGCTGAAGGGCGCGCTGTTGGAGACCGAGGACGTCGCCGCCGCGACCTACGACATGAACCCCGAGCAGTCCGGCGGCCAGACCGACCCCGTGCTCACGGTGAAATCCGAGTCGGGCGATCCCCTCGACGCCGTTGAGGCCGCGGCGGCGTCGATCACGGACCGCACGGCCGCGCTTCGCGACGCCGTTTCGGCCGCCTGAATTCGATATCCGGCGCGGGTTGTGTTTAGATAAGCTGATTCTATGCGAAGGCAAACGCTCGTAACCAACTTTTAGTCGGCTCAACATGGCTGAACGTATTTTGTAAACTGTTTGTTCGTCGTTTTACTTCACGAAAGACACGTTCGACGGCATTCCGAGTCCCATGTGTGACGTGTTGAAATCGGAGCCCGTGACGATGAAGGGTCGCCTGTGACCACGGAGCACCATTGACCAGAAAGGTCGCATGATCAACCCGATGGCTTTCACGGAGTTCTGAGAGAAACATCGAGGATATTGCGTTCTTGTCGGATACTGTCGAGCGTAGAGTAGACGGTTCGTGTCGGAATCGACGGCAGCGTACAGCCAATATCACTCAGAGTTGACCTAGATCACGGTTTCACCGACCGCGACGTGATTCGAGTCAGAACCGTCTGTCGGCTGTAGATTGGCCTTCTGTACCCATCGACGGACGGTGGTTCGATGACGATCGACACTCAAAATTTCAAGAATTGAGACTATGTCAGAAAGTTATAGTTCAGCCAAATGGAGTCGGATATCGAATTTCATCGCCGGCTCGGGTGTCGCTCTCGCTTCAGAAAATCTAACTCGATATTATCGTTATCGCCGCAGAGGTGGTCGAACGAGAGTATGAACCACTCGATCTTTTGACCGCCTCATCCTTCGATCTTATCTCAACATCGCCTACAATCTTCGTCTCTTCCAGCCGTCGTCGACAAGTTGAGAGATTCGCCTCTCAAGCTGCTCGGTGTCGACAATGATATCGGCCGAATCGGCCTGACAGTACATTGGCTCGTACCCTACGCCAAGCGTGTCGGCCAGCAATTCGTACGGATCTTTGATCTTCTCCCCGAACAATTCTAGAAGCGTACAGTTTTTGGCGAAGATGATGTCAGTGAGTCCGGCTCCGTGCGGACCGACGACGATATCTGCTCTATTAAAGAGCCGAGCATTCTCGGAAAGCGACCGGTTCTCGAGACAGTATCGTTCGAAACCGTAGTCAGACAGTACATCCATTACCTCGCCTTCGTTGAGGACTCTACGCTCGACGGCGTTCGCTCGGGAGACGTAGACGTTGTCTCTCTCATCCGGTTCAGATTCGGTTAGTGCGGTCTCAAGAATCTCCCGTCGAATCCATTTGAAATCCGAGGCATGTCGCTCGGGATAGGACGGCACGATCAGATTGTGGACAATGTACTCCGGTTCCGTCGCACACACAATTTTCGACTGTGGCCACTCAAGCAGACGGAGCGTCTCCGCTACGAAGGGTGGCGCGTCGACTGGGATAAGAACCGTCACGTCTTTGCCGGTCACATCCTCGAATTCTCTTAAATACCGGATTTTCGGGACCGTCTCTACCATCCAATGGTAGTAGTTCGGATAGCGTGGCACGAGCGGCGCAACGATATTAAGAGTCACTGACGGGTCGTTAGTTTCGTACCATCGTAACAGTCGCCGAATTGGCACGTCACCGTAGAACAACTCTCGTGAAAGCATCTCCATCATCGCCTGCTGTACATGGTCTGGTGCCGCCGCAGTCTCCTCAACAATTTCGAAGCGGTCGGTCAGCGCCAATCCTGTTTCGGAGAGGATTCGACCTGCTCCAACAAGCGCGACGAACGATTTCGTATCTTCATTTATCACTATCGGAACTGTTCTACGCGCGCTGGCTCGGAGTTCATTCCGTGAAATCGTTCGAACGATGTTTCGTTCCACCAGAGGGTCAAAGACGGGACGACCGAGTCGTTTCCGAGTTAGTAAGTCGCTGGCCGCAACGAGCGTATCTCTGAGTCCGTCTGATTGGATTTTGCGCTTCAGTTTTCTGTACGCAAACTCGCTCGATCTCATCACTGTGTCTGTCTTCGGTTCTTGCTCATCGATATACCTTTCACCATCTGGGGATCTACTATCTCTTCAGAGGTACTCTCTCGATCCACGGATGGGCCTATTTACAACTCTCTATGCTCCGTTCTGTCGATAACGAACTAGATAGGTTCGTCGACTTCTGCTAGTACCATATCGAGGTTCGATCGAAGAATGTACGCGTTGGCGTTGATATAAACAGTGCCGTGGGACTCTTCGCATCCGAAGTTCTGCTCCAGAAACTCCACGCTGCTGGAGCCGACCGAGTCGCGATTCGGTGGTACTGTCGAGACCAACTCGTTCCCAGAACATGTCGTAGCGGCAAGCGTCAAGGACGAGAAGGTTACCGCAGTCTTCATCCATTACTCGCGTACCGTTCCCGTGGCGCAGTCTGAACAGGACGTTATTCACTTCACTGGGGACATATCGGAGCGCGCTCTTTATCGTCTTGATTGAGCCTCCGCTGACGTATATCTGTCTCGCTTTGCGGGGATGGTGGCGCATAGTATGGGGGGTCAGGCCGAAACAATAATACTGTGATTCTGGGAGTGTAGAACAGTCTCCAACTGTCGTTTTTAGATGGTCACGTTAATTTTGACGTGAATTGTGGTAGACAGGGATGGCTTTGAGCAGTCTTGAGCTGTCTATACCGCGACATTGCTAAAAT is part of the Halorubrum aethiopicum genome and encodes:
- a CDS encoding PHP domain-containing protein, which codes for MLSVELHSHSALSHDGRDPVDLLLEQAAAVGLDALAVTDHDEIDASIEAAEKAADYGLVGIVGMEVTSAAGHVLAFGIDELVPSGLPFDETLDRIREAGGIAVVPHPFQKTRHGVAAHVSDEQLASADAIEVYNSRLFTGRANRQAETFAVRRNLPMTAGSDAHISEMVGQAVTEVGADERSADAILEAVADGRTSVVGKRTPWRVSLRQFAGGAKRRALRTIDGLR
- a CDS encoding glycosyltransferase family 61 protein; translated protein: MERNIVRTISRNELRASARRTVPIVINEDTKSFVALVGAGRILSETGLALTDRFEIVEETAAAPDHVQQAMMEMLSRELFYGDVPIRRLLRWYETNDPSVTLNIVAPLVPRYPNYYHWMVETVPKIRYLREFEDVTGKDVTVLIPVDAPPFVAETLRLLEWPQSKIVCATEPEYIVHNLIVPSYPERHASDFKWIRREILETALTESEPDERDNVYVSRANAVERRVLNEGEVMDVLSDYGFERYCLENRSLSENARLFNRADIVVGPHGAGLTDIIFAKNCTLLELFGEKIKDPYELLADTLGVGYEPMYCQADSADIIVDTEQLERRISQLVDDGWKRRRL
- a CDS encoding 30S ribosomal protein S3ae, translated to MSERSVSKSREQKRWYDVLAPEQFDRAELGETLADEPDQVVGRTITTTLGELTGDSSANNTKLTFKITDVGSDTAYTEFIKYELTRDYLRSLVRRGASKVEASITVVTTDDHRIRVQPVALTTKKADRSQEKAIRRVMIDKVHAAAEERTFESFVDAIVDGNLSSAIYADAKTIYPLRRVEVQKLTLEARPEEIAAEEEAAVDVDADDVAVDE
- a CDS encoding exonuclease RecJ, which gives rise to MTETTADSAHAPDALASVLADAPFVRLVATDDGDALAAAGTLARALRERGVPFQVRVARDPVPDADGDDVAVVLGADRGPRAVPGARRPASTTAFAAARKLGVEPDPVVALAGVVAAGSVPGTDGSGDALEAAERAGLVSRRPGVAVPTADLADGIAASTLLRTPYSGDVEATRAAIAALDLPAGLDEDDHRRLASLVAVDVAAAEGASARSASAVERALRPYALDADAAPFETVGGYADVLEALAREEPGTGVALALATDPGDDLRTAAVDAWRSHGTAAHRAIDAATTGRYDGCLVARVDAPASVLPTVARVVRDFRSPEPVAVVLDESSGRIAVAATEDREIGDACRSAAREAGGEGWGDGTRGGLAVDGDPTDALAALRGAL
- a CDS encoding uracil-DNA glycosylase family protein yields the protein MKNVTDRTRNPFGMRPDCAAFVPGYGDANADFHVIGDHPGVHGGLEERIPFTGEPWSPAFLGALTDAGLLAGIDEGDGPAGTGDDDPGRVSTDRTYLSYLHMCLADGEPTAASYDDMDRYFDAELRAIAAHVLLPVGAKATDHVLRQYTARAWKTEVDMDALHGEELLGSGWLVLPIKDPAEWDDGDADELVEGLRRLRSTDFRRETDLGRFIAGSDPYLVR
- a CDS encoding asparagine synthase C-terminal domain-containing protein, translated to MTDDRSDASRLRGASPSLVADAIRDRDPLPGTRGFAGLLADPPAAVDETDRTVAGGPVLVRDVLGRQPLFVEADATDPTEPRSWSFDRRDLRSPEPVPAGSVVSASGTDRRWPLPTPAPSGPETAQAAVDDAIEGALDAFAAETADPSTGRVAVAFSGGVDSALVASAVPDAPCYVAGFEGCHDVAAARETAAEMGLDLRVVSLSHDDLRRAIPEIASATGRRNPMDLNIAVPLYLTAEAAAADGVDRLAVGQGADELFGGYSKIVDPADDDRVDADTVRGARTETVRTLPDQLERDVPALRAAGVEPVAPLLDDRVVDAALRLPGELLATPDERKVALRRAAAGRVPESARTADKKAVQYGTYVSREIDRLARQNGFKRRMEDHVGRYVDALIEGDA
- a CDS encoding KEOPS complex subunit Pcc1, which codes for MSDDPVADGSAVATDEEAPAAEADGSRTAAVRTTHADADLVAAALAPDDTDSMAVRVDGGAIDCRIERPTTGGLRSTVDDYVVNLRVAERVIERAREHRTAGETTDGETVADGETAGDETTADAAETRDSDTDTHTDTNT
- a CDS encoding 30S ribosomal protein S15 yields the protein MARMHTRRRGSSGSDKPATDENPEWSDVDAEDIESRVVELAEQGDDPSVIGIKLRDEGVKGVPVPDVKLATGKKVTEILEEHDAEPDLPEDLRNLLARAVRLREHMAENGQDYQNKRALQNTESKIRRLVNYYRGDEIDEDFVYTYENAAELLEE
- a CDS encoding DNA-directed RNA polymerase subunit L, whose translation is MELRVIEKTDTELRIEIAGEDHTFMNVLKGALLETEDVAAATYDMNPEQSGGQTDPVLTVKSESGDPLDAVEAAAASITDRTAALRDAVSAA